In Bacillota bacterium, the following proteins share a genomic window:
- a CDS encoding type II toxin-antitoxin system HicB family antitoxin encodes MRQFKIIVEKHQDGYVAYPLGLKGIIVGQGDTCEKALADVKSAIRFHIETFGDEVLETDSPVLEVFVTEAGVAV; translated from the coding sequence ATGCGCCAGTTTAAAATTATAGTGGAGAAGCATCAGGACGGGTACGTGGCGTACCCTCTTGGATTAAAGGGAATTATAGTTGGGCAGGGGGATACCTGCGAAAAGGCGCTCGCTGACGTAAAATCTGCCATTCGGTTTCACATTGAAACTTTTGGAGATGAGGTGTTAGAAACTGACTCACCCGTACTTGAGGTTTTTGTGACTGAAGCAGGAGTGGCCGTATAG